A region from the Halichondria panicea chromosome 11, odHalPani1.1, whole genome shotgun sequence genome encodes:
- the LOC135344147 gene encoding TNF receptor-associated factor 4-like has protein sequence MATSDSEPASLPEEPASLPDEPACLPDEPACLPEEPASLPEEPASAPDQPADEVGFDCEFTELPPKAVQHECPICLQTLKEPYQATCCGYSFCNFCIDKVKATNKPCPTCNAENFDIFSNKGLKRSLYEFKVNCSHKKEGCDWVGELGDLTNHLNTESEVGCKFAWIKCRHCVRFLRRLNITLHQNSYCSQRPLTCEHCSEYNSTFEDVTNNHFPLCSKVVVSCPRQCGVTTERRNLEQHEGDCPLALVQCEFSMFGCQVKMPRQEIPAHVQTNVTQHMSMLVASHAKLTLEHANLKLEIEQMKQDQTMLLSTSAFCAPVRVTMNNFSQLKSNDTIWESPPFYSRPQGYKLSIKVYPNGGGGKFRGKGVATVFCLKKGEYDEMLPFPVTMAVKIGAVTNEGLVSHKGTLDIDHARRVQWDFQSCKSPFILRSIENLWLGDYIREDDSIQFQISKVTITT, from the coding sequence ATGGCCACCTCTGACAGTGAACCAGCTAGTCTACCTGAAGAACCAGCTAGTCTACCTGATGAACCAGCTTGTTTACCTGATGAACCAGCTTGTTTACCTGAAGAACCAGCTAGTCTACCTGAAGAACCAGCTAGCGCACCTGACCAACCAGCCGATGAGGTTGGATTCGATTGTGAGTTCACAGAGCTACCTCCTAAAGCTGTACAACACGAATGTCCCATTTGTTTGCAAACATTGAAGGAGCCATATCAAGCTACTTGCTGTGGATACAGCTTCTGTAACTTCTGCATCGACAAAGTGAAAGCAACTAACAAGCCGTGCCCAACTTGCAATGCTGAGAATTTTGATATATTCTCGAACAAAGGTCTTAAGCGCTCTTTGTACGAGTTTAAAGTCAACTGCTCTCATAAGAAGGAGGGTTGTGATTGGGTAGGTGAGCTAGGTGACCTGACAAACCATCTGAATACTGAGTCTGAAGTTGGCTGCAAGTTTGCTTGGATTAAGTGTCGTCATTGCGTACGGTTTTTGCGGCGGTTGAATATCACGCTTCATCAGAACAGCTACTGCAGTCAACGCCCACTCACTTGCGAGCATTGCAGTGAATACAACTCCACTTTTGAAGATGTGACTAACAACCACTTTCCCCTTTGCTCTAAAGTTGTTGTTTCTTGCCCCAGGCAATGTGGGGTAACTACTGAAAGACGCAACCTTGAACAGCACGAAGGCGATTGTCCTCTAGCACTTGTACAGTGTGAGTTCTCGATGTTTGGTTGCCAGGTTAAAATGCCTCGCCAAGAAATACCAGCGCACGTTCAAACTAACGTCACACAGCACATGTCAATGCTTGTTGCTAGTCATGCTAAGCTGACCCTAGAGCACGCTAATCTGAAGCTTGAAATTGAGCAAATGAAGCAAGACCAAACGATGCTTCTAAGTACGTCGGCTTTTTGTGCGCCTGTTCGTGTCACAATGAACAATTTCTCGCAACTAAAGAGTAATGATACGATTTGGGAGTCTCCTCCTTTTTATAGCCGACCTCAGGGCTACAAACTGAGCATAAAGGTTTACCCAAACGGTGGTGGTGGTAAATTCAGGGGAAAAGGTGTCGCTACAGTTTTCTGCCTAAAAAAAGGAGAATATGATGAAATGCTCCCATTCCCAGTTACCATGGCTGTGAAAATAGGTGCTGTAACGAATGAAGGACTTGTAAGTCACAAAGGGACATTAGATATTGACCATGCTCGTAGAGTGCAGTGGGACTTTCAGAGTTGTAAATCACCTTTCATTTTGAGATCAATTGAAAATCTTTGGCTAGGGGATTATATTAGAGAGGACGATTCTATTCAGTTTCAAATTTCTAAAGTAACTATTACAACTTAA